A part of Aspergillus flavus chromosome 1, complete sequence genomic DNA contains:
- a CDS encoding uncharacterized protein (domain of unknown function-domain containing protein): MISMYQPANSTTPHIQLTSMAQLAEAISREDDWTGTKDAAARRRAQTRLNTRAYRKRKALAKNAEAFSAETGTLIKSRAPVECWDIEQQSISVVPASRIKQLYNARNPLLPDKPGKDQFNMVFPLCPDHLITLLQFNALRALAVNRNLISNILVTPLDCNKEVIHITPYPTKPDLLPSTLLPTTLQQTVPHGDWIDLFPCPEGRDRLILATGTFDEDELWADCIGGLYEGFPDDEIERRGIIAWSPPWDITGWEMSEGFLKKWGWLFEGLPGVLEATNRWRMEKGEEPFVHDDCTTHVTA; this comes from the exons ATGATTAGTATGTATCAGCCCGCAaattcaacaacaccacaCATCCAACTCACGTCGATGGCACAATTGGCCGAG GCAATTAGCAGGGAAGACGACTGGACCGGGACCAAGGATGCCGCAGCACGCAGACGGGCACAGACTAGGCTCAACACAAGGGCATACC GTAAACGCAAAGCTCTTGCAAAGAACGCCGAAGCATTTAGTGCCGAAACCGGGACACTGATCAAATCACGAGCGCCGGTGGAATGCTGGGACATTGAGCAGCAATCCATCTCCGTCGTCCCAGCATCACGTATCAAGCAATTATATAATGCGAGAAATCCCTTGCTGCCAGATAAACCTGGAAAAGATCAGTTTAACATGGTCTTCCCCCTCTGTCCAGACCATCTCATCACACTTCTCCAATTCAACGCCCTCCGCGCCCTGGCCGTCAACCGCAATCTAATCTCGAATATCCTCGTCACGCCGCTCGACTGTAATAAGGAAGTTATCCACATCACCCCCTACCCTACTAAGCCCGACCTACTCCCTTCAACACTCCTGCCCACCACCCTTCAACAAACGGTGCCGCACGGCGACTGGATCGACCTGTTCCCGTGTCCCGAGGGACGAGACCGCCTGATCCTGGCCACTGGCACCtttgacgaggatgagcTGTGGGCCGACTGCATCGGCGGGCTATACGAGGGCTTTCCAGACGATGAGATTGAGCGACGCGGCATTATTGCGTGGTCGCCACCCTGGGACATCACGGGGTGGGAGATGTCGGAAGGTTTCTTAAAGAAATGGGGATGGTTGTTCGAAGGGTTGCCGGGGGTGTTAGAGGCGACGAATCGGTGGCgaatggagaaaggagaggaacCATTTGTCCATGATGACTGCACGACACATGTAACTGCTTGA
- a CDS encoding putative short-chain dehydrogenase → MFSYHQNIEFNPRHLVTQVLVFNMTFHPDTLPNLKGKVFIVTGGNSGIGYYTVTHLAEHGAHVYLCARSLEKGTAAIANIKEMHPSANINLLQMDFMDLTSVVAAAKHFLTLETALHGLVNNAGIMATPFEITKDGHEAQWQTNYLAHWVLTEHFLPLMLLTAKGLYPGSVRIVNLTSSGHLGAPKGGINFKDLSLKDSGPWARYEQSKLANILHAKALHKAYGPGSPSARNGEGEIWVSSVHPGLVETNLATSVEDSGSGMTCVFSVLRMFGLMWSADKGSWTSLFCVASQDMKAEQSGTYLEIFRRFGEPRWQSDMANDWKLVKRLEEWTREVVRKEGWVL, encoded by the exons ATGTTTTCGTATCATCAAAACATAGAATTCAATCCAAGACATTTAGTGACTCAAGTACTCGTTTTTAATATGACTTTCCATCCCGACACTCTCCCTAATCTCAAGGGCAAAGTATTCATAGTCACAGGTGGGAATTCCGGCAT AGGCTACTACACCGTAACCCACCTAGCAGAACACGGCGCCCACGTCTACCTGTGCGCCCGATCTCTAGAGAAGGGCACAGCAGCCATCGCCAACATCAAGGAAATGCACCCCTCAGCTAACATCAACCTCCTGCAAATGGATTTCATGGACCTCACCAGCGTCGTCGCGGCCGCCAAGCATTTCCTCACCCTCGAAACAGCCCTACACGGCCTGGTCAACAACGCAGGCATCATGGCGACGCCCTTCGAAATCACCAAAGATGGCCATGAGGCCCAGTGGCAGACTAACTACCTGGCGCATTGGGTTTTGACGGAGCACTTTCTTCCTCTGATGCTGCTGACCGCCAAGGGGCTTTATCCTGGCAGCGTGCGCATCGTCAACCTCACTTCATCAGGCCATTTGGGCGCACCCAAGGGCGGCATCAATTTCAAAGACCTCTCACTCAAGGATAGTGGCCCTTGGGCGCGGTACGAACAAAGCAAGCTCGCCAACATTCTGCACGCCAAGGCTCTACACAAGGCGTACGGCCCCGGCTCTCCCAGTGCGCGGAACGGGGAGGGCGAGATCTGGGTTTCGTCCGTCCATCCAGGTCTGGTTGAGACGAACTTGGCCACTTCGGTGGAGGACTCGGGGTCGGGCATGACATGTGTTTTCTCGGTCTTACGCATGTTTGGGTTGATGTGGTCTGCGGATAAAGGGTCGTGGACCAGTTTGTTCTGTGTGGCGAGTCAGGATATGAAGGCCGAGCAGAGCGGTACGTATCTCGAGATTTTCCGACGGTTTGGGGAGCCGAGGTGGCAGAGCGATATGGCGAATGATTGGAAGCTTGTAAAGAGGTTGGAGGAGTGGACTAGGGAGGtggtgaggaaggaagggTGGGTTTTATAG
- a CDS encoding putative MFS transporter, which yields MIQVPSATAERPSSPDAPTFDKDAALAVVSDEAQEIDPAVEKRVLRKIDLFFMPAMLIGYGFVYWDKAILGSASLFGMTTDLELLVIDHTTSPPSKDTSRLSWATSIFYFGMLAGLYPMTFILQRFKTQYVFGPIVMLWAITCAATAGVKTWQGLFVQRFFLGFVESVVPTGFMTIVSSYYTQKEQAMRQAWWFSGTGWFTIIGGALNYAFGQISSGALKRWQYIYIFAGALTFLFGLWCCIMPNSPVSAWFLTPEERVVAVERLRKGQTGVRCQKIKWDHIKESFLDLKLYLVAIMMASAYTINGAISGFGPLIVSTFGFNTLDSILFQFPVGGVCVIFIPLCGYISSRIPNTRIPMLVACCLPVIAGCVVIWKSEWGYQPAAPVVGYALTGFFGPVVSLIITLGASNVAGATKKTIMAATVFVAYTVGNIIGPQLVNSKTVGQHYPELWTGMVICYCITIAAAVALYLVLWRENRRRDQMDLDESQRDKLAFHDLTDKQNPFFRYVL from the exons ATGATTCAAGTGCCGAGCGCTACGGCAGAACGCCCCTCATCTCCAGATGCCCCAACATTCGACAAGGATGCCGCATTGGCGGTGGTGAGCGACGAAGCGCAGGAGATCGACCCGGCAGTGGAGAAGCGTGTGCTGCGCAAGATCGATCTATTCTTCATGCCAGCAATGTTAATAG GATATGGATTTGTATACTGGGACAAA GCTATCTTGGGGAGTGCATCTCTGTTCGGTATGACAACTGACCTGGAACTACTTGTTATCGATCATACCACATCGCCTCCGTCCAAGGACACATCGCGACTCAGCTGGGCCACTTCCATATTCTATTTTGGAATGTTGGCCGGCTTGTACCCGATGACGTTTATCCTCCAGCGCTTCAAAACGCAATATGTATTCGGCCCCATTGTGATGCTTTGGGCTATTACCTGTGCCGCTACAGCGGGTGTCAAGACATGGCAGGGTTTGTTTGTACAGCGATTCTTCCTAG GTTTTGTTGAGAGTGTGGTTCCCACGGGCTTCATGACTATCGTGAGTAGCTACTATACACAGAAGGAGCAAGCCATGCGTCAGGCATGGTGGTTCTCCGGTACTGGGTGGTTCACTATTATTGGCGGTGCCTTGAACTACGCTTTCGGCCAGATCAGCTCTGGTGCACTGAAACGTTGGCAATACATTTATATCTTTGCCGGTGCGCTTACATTCCTGTTTGGACTATGGTGCTGTATTATGCCCAACTCGCCTGTCTCTGCGTGGTTCCTGACCCCGGAGGAACGGGTTGTTGCAGTGGAGCGACTGCGGAAAGGACAGACGGGTGTGCGATGCCAAAAGATTAAATGGGATCACATTAAGGAGTCGTTCCTGGACCTGAAGTTGTACCTTGTTGCGATAATGATGGCTTCTGC GTATACGATCAACGGTGCCATTTCCGGTTTCGGTCCCCTCATCGTGTCAACCTTTGGCTTTAACACACTGGATTCGATCTTATTCCAATTCCCcgttggtggtgtttgcGTCATATTCATCCCATTATGCGGCTACATCTCGTCACGTATCCCGAACACACGCATTCCCATGCTGGTTGCTTGTTGCCTTCCTGTCATCGCTGGATGTGTGGTCATCTGGAAGTCCGAATGGGGATACCAACCCGCAGCCCCTGTTGTGGGCTACGCATTGACGGGGTTCTTCGGACCTGTTGTCAGTCTAATTATCACCCTTGGGGCCAGCAATGTGGCGGGTGCTACGAAGAAGACCATCATGGCGGCCACGGTGTTTGTGGCTTACACCGTCGGTAACATCATCGGGCCACAACTTGTCAATAGTAAAACCGTGGGCCAGCATTATCCGGAGCTGTGGACGGGTATGGTGATTTGCTATTGCATCACCATTGCTGCCGCAGTGGCCCTGTATCTGGTGCTCTGGAGGGAGAATCGGCGCCGGGACCAGATGGACCTCGATGAGAGCCAAAGGGATAAGCTGGCGTTCCATGATCTGACTGACAAGCAGAACCCATTCTTCAGATACGTTCTGTGA
- a CDS encoding 2-polyprenyl-6-methoxyphenol hydroxylase (salicylate hydroxylase, putative), producing the protein MSEHRKAIIIGGGPAGLSTALRLHQTTNVKCTIYELRPEPTTLGGAIGIMPNGLQLFSRLGVYDALHARGSSQSNLVIHSAQGGIVGEQKDMVSYARAQTGFGYLRIKRTDLVDVLLDAVYKAQIPIYFKKRLTTIDDNGDSGVTMTFSDGSTDTADILIGCDGIHSCVRRLYVDPNQRPEYSGFSGLFSLVPTSRLSSSAAAQVSGIGATLTEQGMFMVMLATAAGDEVSWGLSQEVPLPDSGDSRDGWEVYRQKELNGFKSNMHQILEKVHGDWGDLLKQLVENTDVMKFYPVYRLPLGGAWYRGRCVLLGDAAHAMQPHAGQGVSMALEDTFLLARLLEDHSRPLTEVYKKYEEIRRPRVNEIYKLASRNAGVRKTTGPWGLWSKEVVVGMAFWASWALGLEKWGWRQKHMAYDIDMEEI; encoded by the exons ATGTCTGAACATCGTAAG GCGATCATTATCGGAGGAGGTCCTGCGGGTCTCTCGACCGCGTTGCGTCTCCACCAAACCACAAACGTCAAATGCACCATCTATGAACTCCGACCTGAGCCAACCACCCTCGGAGGTGCAATCGGCATCATGCCCAATGGTCTCCAACTATTCTCCCGTCTAGGAGTCTATGACGCCCTCCACGCGCGGGGTAGCAGCCAGAGTAACCTCGTCATCCACTCCGCACAAGGCGGAATTGTAGGCGAACAGAAAGATATGGTCAGCTACGCGCGCGCACAGACAGGCTTCGGATACCTTCGAATAAAGCGAACAGATCTTGTAGATGTCCTCCTGGATGCGGTGTACAAAGCCCAAATCCCCATCTATTTCAAGAAGCGGCTCACAACCATTGACGACAACGGCGACTCTGGTGTGACTATGACGTTTTCCGACGGTAGTACTGACACAGCAGACATACTCATCGGCTGCGATGGGATTCACTCTTGTGTGCGTCGTCTGTATGTCGATCCCAATCAGAGGCCTGAATACTCTGGGTTTTCGGGACTATTTTCGCTTGTTCCCACGTCGAGgctgtcttcttctgctgcagCGCAGGTTTCAGGAATCGGTGCAACGTTGACAGAGCAAGGGATGTTTATGGTGATGCTCGCGACGGCAGCAGGTGATGAGGTGTCCTGGGGTTTGTCGCAGGAGGTCCCGTTGCCGGATTCCGGGGATAGTCGAGATGGGTGGGAGGTGTATCGACAGAAGGAGCTGAATGGATTTAAATCAAACATGCATCAGATCTTGGAAAAGGTGCATGGTGACTGGGGGGACTTACTAAAACAACTCGTTGAGAACACCGACGTTATGAAGTTCTATCCGGTTTACCGACTGCCACTTGGTGGGGCTTGGTATAGGGGTCGCTGTGTGCTTCTTGGTGATGCGGCGCATGCAATGCAGCCACACGCGGGACAGGGCGTCTCTATGGCGTTGGAAGACACGTTTCTGCTTGCTCGCTTACTGGAAGACCACAGTCGACCTCTGACGGAGGTGTACAAGAAATATGAAGAGATTAGGAGACCCCGAGTGAACGAGATCTACAAGCTTGCTTCCCGAAACGCGGGGGTTCGGAAGACGACTGGGCCCTGGGGCTTGTGGTCGAAGGAAGTTGTGGTTGGGATGGCATTTTGGGCTTCTTGGGCGTTAGGGTTGGAGAAGTGGGGATGGAGACAGAAGCATATGGCTTACGATATTGATATGGAGGAAATATAG